The following are from one region of the Planctomonas sp. JC2975 genome:
- a CDS encoding YciI family protein, producing MAEYLMLVHPDPAFVAPTPGTEVSSPYQSFMETYADHLLGGAALTGPETATSVRTDAEGNVTVTDGVFVESKEVLGGYWVLRAADLDEAISIAKQVPVRNGGIELRPIAIRS from the coding sequence ATGGCTGAATACCTGATGCTCGTGCATCCCGATCCCGCGTTCGTCGCCCCAACACCCGGCACGGAGGTCAGCTCGCCGTACCAGTCGTTCATGGAGACCTACGCGGACCACCTCCTCGGCGGCGCCGCGCTGACCGGGCCGGAGACTGCGACATCCGTTCGAACGGATGCCGAGGGCAACGTCACCGTGACCGACGGCGTCTTCGTGGAGAGCAAGGAGGTGCTCGGCGGCTACTGGGTGCTGCGGGCCGCCGACCTCGACGAGGCGATCTCGATCGCCAAGCAGGTTCCGGTGCGGAACGGCGGCATCGAGCTGCGTCCCATCGCGATCCGGAGCTGA